A single Capricornis sumatraensis isolate serow.1 chromosome 20, serow.2, whole genome shotgun sequence DNA region contains:
- the LOC138096133 gene encoding zinc finger protein 548-like codes for MAIYFSQEEWGLLDEAQRLLYYQVMVQNIALLSSVGCQHTTQDEVALSEQHDVAAWSQVKTPQPGPCIQKAHPWQECLAQSSILQHQAPHMEGKPHSDMEGRAASESGQNDDKCSECGKTFSQEHTIVEHQKNHTETRLSEQLGCGRFSAQKSGFAAHHRVHTRSVPYECSQCGKCVKDSFTLTVHQRVHTGEKPYKCSECGKFFRYSFTLKRHQGVHIGEKPYECSVCKKFFVDSSRLIIHQRVHTRGRRFECSKCGKFFRYRFTLERHQKAHIGERPYECSLCGKLFRHNSNHIRHRRNHTGERPYECSVCGRLFSQNSHLIRHQNVHTREKSYECSKCGKFFMDSSTLIIHQRVHTGEKPYECRECGKVFRYNSSLIKHRRVHTGERPYECVSCGRGFSQNSHLLRHQEVHSKEYCKQGKTSKQSLV; via the exons ATGGCCATATATTTCTCCCAGGAGGAGTGGGGACTTCTTGATGAGGCTCAGAGACTCCTGTACTATCAAGTGATGGTGCAGAACATTGCACTTCTGTCCTCCGTAG GTTGTCAGCATACCACCCAGGATGAGGTGGCCCTTTCAGAGCAGCATGATGTGGCTGCATGGTCACAGGTCAAGACTCCACAGCCAGGCCCATGCATCCAGAAGGCTCATCCCT GGCAGGAGTGCCTAGCCCAATCCAGCATTCTccagcaccaggcccctcacatGGAAGGGAAACCACACAGTGACatggagggcagggcagcctctGAAAGTGGACAGAATGATGACaagtgcagtgaatgtgggaagaCCTTTAGCCAAGAACACACAATTGTTGAGCACCAGAAAAACC ATACTGAGACAAGACTCTCTGAGCAACTTGGATGTGGAAGGTTCTCTGCACAAAAGTCTGGCTTTGCTGCACACCATAGAGTTCACACTAGGTCAGTGCCTTATGAGTGCAGCCAGTGTGGGAAGTGCGTTAAGGACAGCTTCACACTCACtgttcatcagagagttcacacagGAGAAAAGCCATATAAATGCAGCGAATGTGGGAAATTCTTTAGGTACAGCTTCACGCTCAAaagacatcagggagttcacattGGAGAAAAACCATATGAGTGCAGTGTGTGCAAGAAATTTTTTGTAGACAGCTCCAGGCTCATTattcatcagagagttcacactCGGGGAAGGCGTTTTGAATGCAGCAAATGTGGGAAATTCTTTAGGTACCGCTTCACACTTGAGAGGCATCAGAAAGCGCACATTGGAGAAAGGCCTTATGAGTGCAGCTTATGTGGGAAACTCTTTAGGCATAACTCAAATCACATCAGGCATCGGAGAAATCACACTGGAGAAAGACCTTATGAGTGCAGTGTATGTGGTAGACTCTTCAGTCAAAACTCCCACCTCATTCGGCACCAAAACGTCCACACCAGAGAAAAATCTTATGAATGTAGCAAATGCGGGAAATTCTTTATGGACAGCTCCACCCTCATTATTCATCAGAGAGTccacactggagaaaagccttaTGAGTGCAGAGAATGTGGGAAAGTCTTTAGGTACAACTCCAGCCTCATTAAACATCGGAGAGTTCACACTGGGGAAAGGCCTTATGAATGTGTCAGCTGTGGGAGAGGCTTTAGCCAAAACTCCCACCTCCTTCGACACCAAGAAGTTCACTCTAAAGAGTATTGCAAACAGGGGAAGACCTCAAAGCAAAGTCTGGTCTGA